TGGTCTCTGACGGTGAGTTCGGTGCGCCCAGTTTCTACGCCATCCGGCAATTTCCCCTGCGCGACGACATCACGACAATGGTCGGCTGCGCCACCAAGCTTGACCCTGTGGAAGGTATCAGAAAAGCAATCTCCGAAGTTTTTTCGGTCGAGCTTGCCCTTCAGAACCATCTGTTGACCAAATCGCCCGTCGCGTCACCGGAAGATTGCACAACCATTGCGGATGGCGCGCTCTACATGGCCGCGCCATCCCGCATGGACGCATTTGATTTCCTCCTGAAAACGAAACAATCGACGCGTCTCTCAACTTTACGCGCTTCCAAGTCGTCATTTTCAGGCCTCAAAGAACTCATCCGCGCGCTTCAGAGGGCGGGGCTCTCCCTCTATCTCTGCGACATCACGCCTGACGACATATCGGATGCCGGCATTCATGTCGTGCGCGCTTTGATACCGGAACTCATGCCTTTTTCCTGCGTGCATCGGGGGCGTTACCTCGGCACGCCACGCCTGTTTCAGAAAGCCAGCGTCGTCTTGGGAAGGCCCTTCACTTTAGGAGACGTCAACCCGATGCCCCAACCCTTCGCATGAGGTCGGAAATGAGATTTTTCATGGAAGATGAGGACCTGTTTGCGACCCACATGCGCCGGGCGCTTCTTACAGATTTCCCGGAAGATGCGGATCACGTCCTGCGCGATCGCGCGATTATCATCTCATCATCCTATCGCAAGGCCGTGCATCTTGCGCAGCTCAGTCAACAGCACCTCTGCGAAAGGCTCATCTGCATTTTCCTGACCAAAATGAGCATTGCTGCCAGTCCGCTTCTGGAGGGAGCCCATGCAGTGGAATGTGCAAGCTGTTTTGAGAGGAAATTTTTCGCGCATCTGTCATCGCTGGAAGATCATCTCTGGACGCAGGATAGCGCGGCTTTGAGCGGCAAATTTTACGCTTCCTTCCTGCCATCGCACCTCACCATGTTTTCCGCCATTCTGCGCCGCGCTGTCAGGGATGAGGATGCGTCGCGGAAAAATTCCCTCCTTTATCACTTCTTCGATGGCAGCGTCCGGCGTCTGGCATTTTCACCCCTGCACCGATGCGCGTGCCGCGCGCCCAGCGCCTGCGCGCCGTCGCAGGATTTCTCACAGTTTCTGTAAGAAGACGGTTCAGCATGATTGAAAACAGATCCATTCTTCAGGTTGCAACACCTTACTCCCGTGATCGGGAATTATTGTTGATGCTGCCGGAATATTCCCGTCTCACCCGAACAATCGAAATTGTTGATCTGCCACCGGACGGGTTGCGCTTTATCGGCGATGCCGGGCACTTCTCGTTGAAAGGCACCGATTTTGCGGGATCGTGTTGCAGGGATCGTGGCATTATTTGACGGCAGGCGATCGCTGGACCAGATCATTCAGGACCATCCGGAATTCTCTCCCACAGCGATTTTCGGGGTGCAGGCCCTTCTCTTCCAGCAATGCATGTTGGAAAATGGCTGTGCAGACGACGCCGCAAATCACGTCGAAATTTTTGAGAAAAATTATCTCAGTCATCTCGCCAGTCAGCAATCCGACGCGTCCTCCGGTGAGGCGCTGAGCCAGACCCTTAAACAACGCAAAATCGGCCTTCAGACGGCGTCAGACATGCTGCGAAACACGGCCCTGGCCCGCCCGAACCATCATTTTACAGCGTGTGGCATTGATGACATTGCGGGAAGGGCTCTGGATTTCATCATCTGGCACGTCGATTTGAGGGACGCGGAAGGCACCACACGCGGCATCGCGGCCTATCATGATGCAGGTCGGTCCGTTCTCCCTCTGACGCGTTGTTTGCAGGGTAATATCGTCGGACCGTTACTGATCCCCCATTTCGGCTGTCATCCTGAAGCTGCATTGCGCTATCTCAAATCCTTCGGCGTCAGTGATGTCATGGATGTTCCTGAAAAGATGATTTTCGATTATCTCGACATCATTGCCTGCCATCACGCGGCGCGGAAGACGGATTTTCTGCCCATCAATAAGTGCATGATGTTTCCGTCTGACAAGCACGCATTACCGTCATTTCACGAGCTGCCGATCCATATTGCCGCGCAGCGACCTCCCCCATGTGGGGAGACTCCGGCCCGCGATCTTCAAGTCTTGAGAAGACGCGGCTCTACCTTGCTGCC
This DNA window, taken from Acetobacteraceae bacterium, encodes the following:
- a CDS encoding YcaO-like family protein; this translates as MVSDGEFGAPSFYAIRQFPLRDDITTMVGCATKLDPVEGIRKAISEVFSVELALQNHLLTKSPVASPEDCTTIADGALYMAAPSRMDAFDFLLKTKQSTRLSTLRASKSSFSGLKELIRALQRAGLSLYLCDITPDDISDAGIHVVRALIPELMPFSCVHRGRYLGTPRLFQKASVVLGRPFTLGDVNPMPQPFA